Proteins encoded within one genomic window of Glycine soja cultivar W05 chromosome 1, ASM419377v2, whole genome shotgun sequence:
- the LOC114368032 gene encoding uncharacterized protein LOC114368032, which translates to MDPCPFVRILVGNLAVKSPASSKPSSFSGKVHPSSSPFFCKILLQGLDSNSTSPRVSSVPLISDSDPHPHSFAASFDFSKAQILKASKKPLMKISVYKGPTTPSCVFTSAKLLGKVSIPLDLTLAESRPCTFHNGWLSLSKNTNPSQLLHLTVRAEPDPRFVFRFDGEPECSPQVFQIKGDVKQPVFTCKFSFRDKDKAHFPSLNANHAAERKGWSITVHDLSGSPVAAASMATPFVPSPGSQRVSRSNPGAWLIIRPDGDGTWKPWGRLEAWREPNNSNAVGYRFEVLPGTADPVTLAASTISSQHGGKFAIDATSGVTPVNTPRGSWDLGSGSGSGSNSDFGLEPNFFYNKGFVMSAMVSGEGKCSKPEVEVGVQHVTCTEDAAAFVALAAALDLSIDACKLFSQKLRKELRQ; encoded by the coding sequence ATGGATCCGTGCCCCTTCGTGCGGATCCTCGTCGGAAACCTCGCCGTCAAGTCCCCGGCATCATCAAAGCCCTCTTCTTTCTCCGGCAAAGTCCACCCTTCGAGTTCCCCCTTCTTCTGCAAGATCCTACTCCAGGGACTTGATTCGAATTCCACTTCTCCTAGAGTGTCCAGTGTCCCTCTGATATCAGACTCCGACCCACACCCTCACTCCTTCGCCGCCTCCTTTGATTTCTCCAAAGCCCAAATCTTGAAAGCCTCGAAGAAGCCCCTGATGAAGATCTCCGTCTACAAGGGCCCCACCACTCCCTCCTGCGTCTTCACCTCCGCCAAACTATTGGGCAAAGTTTCAATACCCCTCGATCTCACCTTGGCCGAGTCACGCCCCTGCACCTTCCACAACGGTTGGCTCTCCCTTTCCAAGAACACCAACCCATCCCAGTTACTTCACCTAACAGTCCGAGCCGAGCCTGACCCGCGCTTTGTATTCCGGTTCGACGGCGAACCGGAGTGCAGCCCGCAGGTTTTCCAAATAAAAGGCGACGTCAAGCAACCGGTTTTCACTTGCAAGTTCAGCTTCAGGGACAAGGACAAGGCTCACTTCCCTTCGCTCAACGCCAACCACGCCGCCGAGCGTAAAGGATGGTCCATCACCGTTCACGACTTGTCCGGCTCTCCGGTCGCCGCCGCCTCCATGGCCACGCCGTTCGTCCCCTCCCCCGGCTCGCAGCGGGTCAGCCGCTCCAACCCGGGGGCCTGGCTCATTATCCGCCCCGACGGAGACGGCACCTGGAAGCCATGGGGCCGCCTTGAAGCCTGGCGCGAGCCCAACAACTCTAACGCCGTCGGCTACCGCTTTGAAGTCCTTCCCGGCACCGCCGACCCCGTTACCCTAGCCGCCTCCACCATCAGTTCCCAGCACGGTGGAAAATTTGCCATCGATGCTACATCCGGCGTTACTCCGGTGAACACTCCCCGCGGGAGCTGGGACCTCGGGTCCGGTTCCGGGTCCGGTTCCAATTCGGATTTCGGGTTGGAACcgaatttcttttataataaggGGTTTGTGATGTCGGCGATGGTGAGCGGAGAGGGGAAGTGTAGCAAGCCCGAAGTGGAGGTTGGGGTGCAGCACGTGACTTGCACGGAGGATGCTGCGGCTTTCGTTGCTCTTGCCGCGGCCTTGGATTTGAGTATCGACGCTTGCAAGTTGTTCTCTCAGAAACTCCGAAAGGAGTTGAGGCAGTAG